The Ciconia boyciana chromosome 7, ASM3463844v1, whole genome shotgun sequence region CTTTAATGAATCATGTATTGACAACAATGAGAGGCTGCAGTTTAATAGCTCCTGAAGACTTAAGTACAGATTTGGGAACCAGAAACTCCAAATTATTCAACTACAagctctttctgcagcttttgacATGCAACTTTCAACTCCTTTAACTTAATTTCGCTaagtgcttaattttttttttaaagcttgatGATTACATTTTATTGTTGAAGAAACAGGAGTTATTTTGTGATGCAACTTGCTCACATTaccagaaaacagcaattttgGCTGCCTCCAATCTTAAGCTCGTATGAAAAGGAAGGACAGAATTTGGAAATGTTaacatcttttgtttctttagaatGTGCAACAAtgcctgaaatatttctaaagagaaaaaaataaacaattattttaaaatagcacatTTTTTGAAGGAAGGGggcaaattttctttttaacctgaAATTAATACACACGCTCAGGACTTATATGACACCTGCCGattcaaacaaaaatcagaatcCTTACTCAAAGGCATATGAAGATTGTTCCCACTGAAGCAGAGACATCCTCATCTCCCATTAGATCTTGTGCTTCTAATTTTGATGCTTAAATATGACAAAAACAGAATACTGGCTCTCTTTGTGCCTTCTGGCACTGTTCCATAATTTCTGCCAGAAAAGCTAAAAcacttttatataaaagtgAGCAAACTCCAATGAGAATTTTTCACTTTGCACGTTGGCTGCTAGCATATGattcagaaaactattttttcaacCAGTATCCCTAACTGGCCAATCTGTAATTTGGagatattgttttaatttttgtataaaataatcACTTTGGAAGTCCATACAGGACATCTCCATACAATAAAGGAACAAAATCCACAAGCAGGGATAAATTACACTTGCAAAGAACACAGTACCATTTTTATTAACTCCAATTATACCAGTTATAGGAGACATTTGCAATGTTTCTCCAACTTGCTAcaaaaaggctgaagaaacaCACCTAACAAAGGCTCCCAAGGTAACCTGGGCAGAtaggcaaaacatttttacctATGTCTAATAAAGTCCCTTGACAAGCATCATAAAAACAATTTCCTAGACTGTCTGCTACTGAAATAGAACAGCTTGAATGCAGCCTGTAAACCTTTTATGTGAGCCAGCGGCATTCCTTTTCTCAACTTCTCTTTACTTAAGGAGAATATTGCCCAGTTAAAGACATCATAGTAAAAGTCTTCAGTTGTATTTAAGCTCTTACAAGGTTAGGATTTAAGTGGTCCTTTCTCTAGCTATGCTTTTGAATGTCAACTTGAAAACAAACCtggtgtttgttttcagctCATTTCACTTTCTGGTTCTAATACTCAATGCTGTAAATGTGTGTCAACCACAGtgcaggatttttatttatttaataaagatCATTCAGCAATATTTCAGTAGAACTTTTATTATGTATATTTGACTTTTTCATAGCCATCTTAACTATCCGATACTTCTGCGTAACCTCATGGTTTCTTCCATTCTATCAAATTAATTCAGggtccagaaaataaatatagaaataaattccccaaaacacagaattacGCATTACATGACGCAAGTCTGGGTGTCTTCATTAACTAAAACACATAAGAGTAATGTGACACATCTAAAATCAACTAGCTTAtggaacagtaaaaaaaagtagaatgaTTTAATTTAGATGGACTTTACAAGgcttatttaaattaattatttaaaaaaagataactttATAAGTGCTTAATATAActaaggcaaacaaaaaaaaagcgTCTGGGGAGGTGAGGGGGGAGCAAACTGCATGGCTACTGGCATCTAACAGTAATCCAATACACTAGTGGACTGAAATGCAATACGAGCTTCAGTATGATGTTACCCAGTTCAGCTCATAGCTCATACACTAGTGCAGTTGGAAAGGTTCTCACAAAGAACAGTATcctccacattttcttttaaaaactccttGAATCAACTTTAAATATTGCTAGAATATATTTACCctatatttcaaaatgcagttaaaaagaaaaaagagcttaAATGGACATCTTAAAGTACTTGGAATAAGTTAGAGAATCTTAAGCCCAACATTATACCTAGATTAACTGGCTGAGTGCgagtataaaaacaaaatcctgttcCTTTTGGGAAGCATCACCATGCAACCACCTGCTTATACAACAGTAACTAAAAAACAGACAGGTTTAACTGACATTTTCCATCAGTAATTGCAATCTAACTTTGCACAAAAAGTAAATTCCACTGCTGCGCGCACCTTTTTCACTATAGGTATTGTGATCCTACCAACTCCAGCCTGAAAGATTCAGTTCCTTCTGACTTTGCATCTCAGActcattaaaaatcaaatcttttTTCCATAggtagttttttatttttttacaccCCTCAATAAACCAGTATAAAACATTGGaaggagttggactcgatgacacttatgggtcccttccaacttgagatattctacGATTCTAAGACAAATATCAATTTCACCTCCAACAGAACCACTTCTGTGATGTACTCCCCAATTTTTACACCCGATTGCAGACTCAGTATAAACAAAACTCAAATGTGTAAGGTTTCTCTTTGAAATCTCAAAGAAGGAGATGGGGTACAGGATAAGGGACTTTTCAAATCATAGCTGTTATTTCTCTCAAAAAGTTAGCAGGAAATAAGAGGTAATTTATAGTGTTAATTTTTGGTCTTGGATATACCAtgtttctcagtgttttccCCCTCTCCACAGCCCCAACACttactttcttaaaatgaaCATTCTTAAAACAATAGCAACTCAAGTAATGGTCATCAAAATTCTTCTGAGCGctaaaaaaggaagggaaaggcactgaaaaataaacagttcaGTGATTTATGTTATGAACAAAGCGTTATGATTATCCTACTTAAATTAAATGGAATGAAACAGAAGTAGGCAATTTATTAACCAGACTCAAGGAAGGATTATGCTCAAAACTCAAATTTAACATTAACTATTATGGCACAACAAGTGGGAACAGACTGATTAAAGAAGCTAGAGATACAAAGTTGGCAAAGATCACGAGAGGTCTAAAATTAAATAGTGCCCCATTAAAACTACATAGTAAGGCCACATATTGCAAGATTAATATCAAGAACTTCAGATATGAGTTCATCAATCAGAAATGACTGGAGAGAAGAACCTGAATGATTTGCTTAACCACAAGATGACAATGTGAGGCAGCCAAAGAAGGTATCTTTGAAGGAGAAGCATCAAGCAAAAATAAGGAAGTATTATGTCATTTTTAAGACACTCTGAGATCTCATGGGGCTATTTATGTTAAGAGATACCTGCACCATTTCAATTTGAACATAGCAGCTACTAGAATGCTctggggaaaagcagcatgttgggagtaggaaacaaaaccagcttttcttAGCCTAGCAGATCAAAAGGTGAGAGACATGAATGCTGCCTATAAATACAGCACAGTGAATAAAaactacagaaggaaaaaagctaccAAGGTGAAGCACAGTGCCAGCACAGCAAAGGTGCTTAGAAATGCCATGAATTAGAATTTTGCCATAAATTCACATGTCAGTACATAGCTCCAAAACATCAAACAATGAAGTTCTACCCTAGTCCACTGAATAGAACAGCAGGCGCAGAAGGtacctgcttttaaaataaagatcaaaAACTTATTAGGggattaaatgaaattatgctTTTAACAACGAGGGATGAGACCAGATAACCCAGGAAGTTCCTGCCAGTCCTTTACAAGCAAATATGCACACTCATCTCTCAAACAGAGGAGCAATCAAACCAGCACCCATATGTTCTGCTCTGAGGCCTGTCTTTAACAGAGAAAGGCTGTGTCTCTCCACCGCCAGTTTTGGCCAGCTCCCTGCTGTAAGACCACGCTACTACACATCACACAGATCAGCAAGGCCACGTACCATGCATACCACAAAACCCGTGCTTTCGGTGGCACGGCTTTTTCCAGACAACCCCTGGTCAAAGCAAGCCCCAGTGGAAAAAGTGCTGTTTGAGGGTTGGACTGCACCCAGACTGGGGGGAGGCatgagctgcaggaggcagagacggctgggctgggctgtcctgtcctgtcctgcccTTCACGCCGGCCGGCTGAGGAGCTCTGCCCGTCGGGCTGCCCCCCGCAACTGCATGGCGGGAAGCCGGCCGCAGCCGATGGTCCTCGGCCCCACAAGGTGCTGTGAGAGGAGGCGGTCAGCGGCAGCGAGGCCGGGCCGGCCATCACCCACGCGGCGCTGTGGCGAGACCGGGGCGCACCgggcaaggctgctgctgccccttcGCATCACGCCGGGCTTGAACCTCCCCTCCGCCGGCTCTCGATCGCCCTTTTATATAATCGGTCGGGCGGCAGCCGCAGCGGTTACACAACAGCGAGGGCAGCGAGGGCTGCCGGCCCGGCTCGggggaggtgtgtgtgtgtgcgtgagGGGAAGGacccgccgcggccccgccgggtcgctcccggctctgcccctcAGCGGCAGCGGAGCgatggagggagggggggaaagacGCCCGCCTCGCGCCCGCTCGGCCAACGGCGTCACCTGCCCGGGCGCGCGGCAGCCCCCCGCCTGACAGAGCGGGGCTCGCGGCGCCGCCATAACGGCCCCTTCCcccggggcggtggcggcgctTCACCTCAGCTCCCCTCCGCCGGGCTCTGCCAGCCTGAGGCGAGGGGCAGCCTGTCCACCCCCGCCGGAGCGACGGCGACCCCCACCCATCCCCTCAGTGGCTCCTCGACCCCGCGGCCCTCACTCACCATCGCGGCGCTGGGTGCCGGAGGCGAGCGCCCAGCGAGCCGGGTCCCGGAGCTcggctccttttttttttccccctccccccccgttTTTTACCCCTCGACCTGGAAGTGAATCTGCCTCAGCCGGCCGCGAAGCGGTGCCGAGCCCGCCTCCCTTAAAGGGGCCGCGCCAGGCACACGCTGCCTGCTTTACCGGTGAGTGGGAACCTTAAAATCCAGGTTTAAGGATGAAGAGCGTAAAGTGCCAGGAGAGGGGTCTATTACTCAACAAAGAGCATTGGCCTCGCGTGTTATGCTGTGTGTGCGACCTTCCCTGACGCCtagttgctttcatttcagagcGAGGGTGAGGCAACACCGAAGCGCCGGTGAGTCTGTCCgagcagaggctgctgaggACTGAAGGAGTTCTATAGCACTTCCTTGTCTTTAGGTAACCTCTCACAAGCAGGAATTCAACATCAGCTTTATGCGTGTTGCTCACACGTTAACCTCTGTAATTTAAATCCGTTTCCTGCCCAAACtagtttcttctggaaatacGAATAATGATCTCCAGTACAATAGGTTTTGCCACCTGCTTCGAACTTGGGGAGGAGCTTTGCTATAAGcttttatacaaaataatttcaggttttGGATACAGTAGTAGTGATGAAAACCTGTCTCCCAACAAATACATGCATTGTTGTAAAGAGAATacagttattttttgttttgggataCAAAGTAAAGAGTGATTCAATTACCCTGTccaagtaaaatgaaattataaagaGTTTACTGTTAAGCCTTTTCAGGAATTGCTGATTTTACATACAGCAGCtttaaagaatatttgtttGCAAACCAGCAAAACACATAAAGAAGCATTAAGGAACAATTGCTAAaatcatttccatttctgccattagaagatgaaaaaatattctacaaACATTATCAAACACAATTTTGTCTGTTTAAGGACATGTAATGGCAAAGGTCAGTTATAGTCCCAGTTCTTTAGGATGTTGATGTAGAGACAGTAAATTACGTGCTCAGGATCTGACAAGAACAGAATCAAAAGTCCTCATGTTCTGAATTTAACCACTTAAAAATCTAATCTGcttagaagaaataatttatataaatacGGAAGCAGAAATTAGCTTAGATAAATAAAGGGAGGGGCTAGTACTGTTATTCTTAGTCTATTACATGTTTCTTCCACCTCCTAATGTCTTTTGGAGCTTCCAGGCTGTTCTTTCCATACCTATTAACAAATTCACTCATTCACTCCAACCTGAGTATCACCAGATGTCTTGTCTTTACCTTCTTTTATTAAGAAGCAGCATTCTTTTATTAAGAAGGTCTTtacctttttctcatttcctctgGATTTATGATAGGAACTATGTTCCTTTCTCCTGTCTGGGCTCAGACAGTGAAAACTTTCAAGTGACAGACTGATCCCCTGCTCTCCGTGCCCATTCTTGGCCTGCCCCACTGTACtcaagagctgcagcagcagcaagggaagCCTCGCTGCGCCACTTTGCTCCTAGTATGGAGAGGCCGTGCAGTTGAGTTGGCACTGACTCAACATCGGCATCAGAAACTGCAAAGACAAAATCCCAGCAAGAACAGACTCTTCAGGGATATAAACCAACAAACTCAAAGAGTTTCTGCTGAGCCTGtgcaaactgaaatttttaaaaggcagattttCAGAGAAACAGTACTGCCGGTAAAAAGCAGTTCATCTTCCAAAGGCCTTCTCCGGAACAGAGGACTTGATGCAAAAATTCTCAGATAGCAGTCGGCACAGCCCAAACTACGTACATCTTTCTTGCCTTCTCACAGACATGTCAGTGGTTTTGGTGgatacattttgaaaacaagattttaGCTTCACATGGACAACGTGTGTTAACTCCAACCCAAAtactgaaaagactgaaaagttttaagaaaatactttaacagAAGCTGTAACTGGCATTTCAACAGCACCTCCGGCAGGCGGTGCCACCAGTCCGGCCGGCAACCGTTCTCGCAGTTAGCTCCAGCCGTTAATAGACAGTCAGGTTTCTTCCTGTGGGAGCCTATGCACAGGATTTAACTGAGTTTTGTTTATCCCAAAAGCTTCACAAGCCGGCATTATGTTACTGGGACAAAATCATCGGGGACAAAGCATTCTCCaatattctgtgaaattcattttaactcaaatattctttgaaattcattttaacTCGAAGCATTTTGTCATGTAAATTTCTAACGTGCTCAGAAAACTCAGTTTGTGCTCAAAACCACTGGAATTGGATAGTCTGGCATATTTTGTGTAAGTACCCTAATATCACGTCTGGCTTAAATTGATCCATAACCAGAGAACTAGGGTTTGTTGTGTGGTGTTAATTGCTTAACAGTCTCCTGGTGTTTTCAACAACCCTGGCACTGCCTGCTCAGAGAGCCTCAGATGCAGGCTTCTGTCTCTTCCAAAAGCATCTGTAAGATCTTTTGTTGTACCACAAAAAGGAACGGTTGCTGATAATGGTCGCTAGCAGCAACTCCCCTGGTCTAAAATATCgttgaaaattatttagctGTTAATCCGAGATGAAAACATGCAGGCAACAAGTTGGGGAATTGGTAAAGCAGCCCTGGCTTCTAGGCCGTGCATACTGTATTAATGTATACGGTAATGTCTCAACGTATGGATTTGATTGTCCTGAATAAGACCTCAGAAATATGTATTGTGGTGCAAAACTGTGAAAGTAAAGTACTAAAAATTGCTTAAAACTTCTGAATTGTCCGTCTCTGGTGATCCTGTGAGGGAGCGATGAGGCAGTGCAGGCGCACACGGGAGCTTTCACCGCCGGGCGGTCTCAGAGCCGTGCCGGGGGCGGCGCCGGTCGGCACCTCGCGGCtcgcggggccggcgggggcggaggaggaggcgggAATCTGTGGCCCCGTGGCAGCAGGCtcggccccggcgggcggcgccgcATCGATCGCTCGGCGCTCGCGGAAGGCGCTGCATCCAGCGCTCGGCGCTGGCAGGCGGCCCTGCGCGGCGGCCCTGTCAGCTCCGGCATGGCGGGGCTCATCAACTtcgaggacgaggaggaggtGAGGGGTTACCTGGAGAATCTGCACGTCGAGTACAGCTACCAGTGCTTCAAGGAGAAGGACCCGGACGGTAAGCGGCCTCACCGTGaccccctgcccgccgcccggGGTCCGGCGGGAGCCTCAGCCCCCTCACCGGTGCTTTGCAGGCTGCCAGCGCCTCGCCGACTACCTGGACGCCGTGAAGAAAGACTTCGTGGCTGCGGCGCGGGTGCTGCGCGACAACTGCGAGGCGCACGGGCACAGCGAGAGCTGCTACAAGCTGGGGGCCTACCAGGCCATCGGCAAAGGTCAGCCgggggtgggcagggtgggcagTCCTGGCGCTCGCGTCGCTGCCTCCGCTTCCCCTCGGGCGCTCCCTTTCCCGCCCTCATGCCTTCCGTTGTCTCTAAACCcctcctgcccgctgccccTGCCTGAGCCGCCGGTGGCTTGGCGCTGTGGTGGGGGCGTCGCGGGTTCTTCACCCGCAGCACAGAGGACGCCGGCCTGTGGTGGCCTTGCCAGCAGCGGGAACTCCTCTGTGTACGGGCAATGGGGCAAGGAGGGCGGCGGATGCCTGTGAGGAAACACAGCCCTTGCTTTTGCAAAGGTGCTGAACACCTGCATTTCCTCCTGACCTTGAAGGAGGAACTACCTGTCCTGCCCCTTTTATGGTCACAtaataaaagctggggaagggtggaAAACCTTAAATTGCTTCCTTCTGAAGAATCAACTTTAGGTTAACCatgtgtattattttttataattatgtCTGTATAAGTGGTAAGTATATCCAGTGCTGAATGTTGCTATGTGTCCTGTTCTTAAAATTTGGATTTCTTCTCatcttgctgttcttttttaGAGAAagtaaggaagaaataaatttacagACTGTAACACTGCTTATGGACACATAAGTAGGCCCCAAGTCTGCCCAACATGTATCTGCTGGTACAGTAATTGGAAGCAGTTAAACTAGTGAGTCTTCTTCTGAATGACATAATACTTCCTTCCAAAATACTAGGAAGGAAGATGATATTTTTACTGTAGTTAAAAACTAGTAACAATCTCAGTGTGCCTATAGGTATACTGGCAAAATAATACTTTGCCTAGTGTAAGCTATTAAGAAGTCCATAGATGTAGTAGTGGAAAGAGTGTTTTGtcttttggggcttttttttatCTACATAAGGTGGTGTCATTACTGGGGAGTGGAGGAGGGCTTCCTAACTTGAAGACATTAGCAAAACCTTTGTAACTGAGACAATGATAGTGTGTCTCAGGTCCTGAATTTTGTCTGTAGCATCTGAAGTGAGGGATGCTTTATTTCCAAAAGAGCACTGGGAAGcatgctgcaaagcagagagctCCCATCTGTTTTAGCATGTCCTTCCAGTAATCTTTTGGTTTCTTGGCTGACAGGTGGACTCGACCCAGATTTGAAAGCTGCCTACAACTCTTTTATGAAGTCGTGTGAGAAAGGTGGGAAGAAGTCAGTAAATGCATGTCATAACGCTGGGCTGTTGGCCCATGATGGGAGAGTAAACGATGATAAACCAGATCCCGTTGTCGCTAGAGACTATTACACAAAAGCCTGTGATGGCAATTTTGCTCCTAGCTGCTTCAACCTCAGTGTAATATACCTCCAAGGAGCACCTGGGGTCCCTAAGGACATGAACCATGCTTTGAAGTACTCGCTGAAAGGGTGTGAGCTGGGACACATATGGGCTTGTGCCAATGCCAGTCGAATGTACAAACTGGGAGATGGCATTGAGAAGAATGATGCTA contains the following coding sequences:
- the COA7 gene encoding cytochrome c oxidase assembly factor 7, with protein sequence MAGLINFEDEEEVRGYLENLHVEYSYQCFKEKDPDGCQRLADYLDAVKKDFVAAARVLRDNCEAHGHSESCYKLGAYQAIGKGGLDPDLKAAYNSFMKSCEKGGKKSVNACHNAGLLAHDGRVNDDKPDPVVARDYYTKACDGNFAPSCFNLSVIYLQGAPGVPKDMNHALKYSLKGCELGHIWACANASRMYKLGDGIEKNDAKAEDLKNRAKQLHKEQKEASSSLTFGE